One genomic segment of Impatiens glandulifera chromosome 6, dImpGla2.1, whole genome shotgun sequence includes these proteins:
- the LOC124943352 gene encoding TITAN-like protein — MKSPVLHGSENRVWCVFCNCDIEELSSFFAFGTAIHHLASASHLKNTKSFLWKHGGKMDKVDSLRILEADIVKWEKKCRLLKSDGANETTHGPLNDIHNDFNSKCSDFSSVRDNQTLYMRSQFETVPCNANYLTGTSNTYVRKDSISIGGGVHLDGEAVNREIVNQGLNSLTKISIPLQQDGQGNVHSGAPPPWFDHLNAGLKSESRSSGSLSKQGGKSKLNPNRVGAAWAEQRKIEMEMEKRGEIVSRDVDPNWLPNFGSVWQSGTRKKSRKEFESEEKKKSANNKVDDSESEASIRIQPYVSKRMKKDRGE, encoded by the exons ATGAAGAGTCCTGTCCTCCATGGTTCTGAGAATCGTGTTTGGTGCGTGTTCTGCAATTGCGATATTGAAGAACTATCCAGCTTCTTTGCCTT TGGCACTGCAATTCATCATCTGGCGAGTGCGAGTCATCTGAAGAACACCAAGAGTTTTTTGTGGAAACATGGTGGTAAGATGGATAAGGTGGATTCATTGAGGATTTTGGAAGCAGACATAGTAAAG TGGGAGAAGAAGTGCAGATTACTTAAAAGTGATGGTGCAAATGAAACGACTCATGGACCTCTGAATGATATCCACAATGATTTCAACTCTAAAT GCTCAGACTTCTCTTCAGTCAGAGACAACCAGACTCTGTATATGCGCTCACAGTTTGAGACAGTTCCATGCAATGCAAACTATTTAACAG GTACAAGTAATACTTATGTTAGAAAAGATTCCATCAGTATTGGAGGAGGG GTCCATCTAGATGGAGAAGCGGTAAATAGAGAGATTGTAAATCAAG GCTTGAATAGCCTAACTAAAATCTCCATCCCTCTACAACAAGATGGTCAAGGAAATGTGCACTCAGGAGCACCACCTCCTTGGTTTGATCATCTAAATGCTGGACTAAAATCTGAAAGCCGGTCAAGTGGTTCTCTTTCGAAGCAAGGAGGAAAAAGTAAATTGAACCCAAATCGAGTGGGAGCTGCTTGGGCAGAGCAACGAAAAATCGAGATGGAAATGGAGAAAAGGGGAGAGATTGTTTCCAGAGATGTGGATCCAAACTGGCTTCCTAATTTTGGAAGTGTTTGGCAATCAGGCACCCGGAAGAAATCTAGAAAGGAATTTGAGTctgaagagaagaaaaaatcaGCTAATAATAAAGTTGATGATTCTGAATCTGAGGCGTCGATTAGGATTCAGCCATATGTTAGCAAAAGAATG AAAAAGGACAGAGGCGAGTGA
- the LOC124943353 gene encoding UDP-rhamnose/UDP-galactose transporter 6-like, translating into MAPSSKSEKKDAVDAAAWMFNVLTSVGIILVNKALMATYATTLTGLHFATTTLMTSILRWLGDIQASHLPVSDLLKFVIVANFSIAGMNIAKLSMIHVSCLLEVVFDKIRYSRNTKLCIAVVLRGLFAQLLIGNTLLVLSICWGHTAPSQAASLLLIAPLLDYWLTTKRVDAFEYSLSSIVFIVLSCTIVVGTNLSQFICIGRFTAVSFSSPWAYEDNPSINTRILVLWERGPKSTSGYRNDNSGDWDGMVRFESPSATASPDSPTLALVELL; encoded by the exons ATGGCACCTTCTAGCAAGTCTGAGAAGAAGGATGCAGTTGATGCAGCTGCATGGATGTTCAATGTCCTCACATCTGTTGGAATCATTCTAGTCAATAAAGCATTAATGGctacatatg CTACAACATTGACTGGACTGCATTTTGCTACGACAACATTGATGACTTCTATTCTGAGGTGGCTGGGTGACATACAAGCTTCACATTTACCAGTCAGCGACCTACTGAAATTTGTTATAGTCGCTAACTTCTCAATTGCTGGTATGAAT ATTGCAAAGCTGAGCATGATACATGTGTCGTGCTTACTTGAAGTGGTTTTTGACAAGATTCGATACTCAAGAAACACGAAACTATGCATTGCAGTTGTTCTGAGGGGGTTGTTTGCACAGTTACTGAT AGGAAATACTCTCTTAGTTCTTTCAATTTGTTGGGGGCACACCGCACCATCTCAGGCTGCAAGTTTGCTGCTTATTGCCCCCTTACTTGATTATTGGCTCACGACCAAAAGAGTTGATGCATTTGAGTACAGCCTATCATCTATT GTATTTATCGTCCTTTCTTGCACGATTGTAGTAGGGACTAACCTTAGCCAGTTCATATGCATAGGAAGATTCACTGCCGTATCATTTTCAAGTCCTTGGGCATATGAAGACAATCCTAGTATTAATACTAGGATTCTTGTTCTTTGGGAAAGAGGGCCTAAATCTACAAGTGGTTATAGGAATGACAATAGCGGTGATTGGGATGGTATGGTACG ATTTGAAAGCCCATCTGCAACGGCTAGTCCAGACTCCCCCACCCTAGCACTGGTTGAATTGCTCTAG